The sequence below is a genomic window from Pangasianodon hypophthalmus isolate fPanHyp1 chromosome 27, fPanHyp1.pri, whole genome shotgun sequence.
AGCAAATCATTAAGAAGTTTAGAGGTGTGTTTGGCACTGTTGTGCGCTCAGTTTGTTAGGCTTTGGgcagaaataaattatttttcttgaatgggaatatattttaatatactgtatacatgtaatataatgtacatGCAAATAAATATCAAACTTCTTttgttacaaattatttttcatactCGAAAGTTATTACAAGTCACATGAAGTCAAAATGAAACAACTCAACTCTATTATCATATTGATCTTACagaaacatttacattcatACTAAATTATTTAAGATAGAAAAGAATGCATTTCAAGGGTGAATGAAATGTCAGTCTTATAGTCTGTTATCATATTTACATGACTCCATTAGTTTAATATTTTCTCAACTTTATATTCTCATAGACTTGACTAATTTTACAAtagatttatctatttatccatTCAGTTTTAATATCTtgcaagtatttttttttgtattttttgtacaatttttaaaaattacatttatttatgcaaatgaggcttcatctaattaaatatgcatttgcataattaaacaaaaaaatcattctttgGATGATGTTGgataaaaatgttcatttcactCACTACACAACGAGGACCCTCTTCAAagaaagacttttacagaaCAGTTTGCGGAAATtatcatttgtttattgttgGTCTACTTGATTTGTGTCTTTTGAAAACAAAGCATACATAGCTTCTATCATCTTACAAATGAAAACCAAATGAAACAATACTCTAATATCTGCTAGTGGGGTTGTGTGGTCAGCAACACGACATAGCAATTATGGTGTGTTTAAGTACTTTAgcaacagtaaaataaataaataaataaacaattattattattattattattattattatttttattatataattatataatggaATTCAATGATGTAAATAGCTATACTTTAATAACATGCAAATTGCTTAACTGCAGCCCACCAGAAAATATTTAGCCATCCCAAAGCAAGTCAGGAAAAATCAGGGAAAAACATTTATCTATTATTTACgtatttatgtaaatacatgGTTAATCAATGTTCAGATTTTTGTGTCAGAATCCAAAATCTAACTCTCTTCTGATGGGGCTTCTAAAGCATTCTTTTCTCGTTCACACTCAGATCCTCATTCGCATGAAGATACTGTTCTCAGtccaaaacacaaatacaaacaaaatctaaaataaacacGCAGTTAAGACATGATccaatccatttttttttgacaaactaGTTAACACTGCACTTTCACAGAACCGATGTAATATGACTTATATTGTAAGATGACGGACTTATatcagcaacttatattgtactctttgcactattgtcactggattcactttctaatagaactgtgtactggtcggtgctgcactgggacttactgtgcccgtTGTCTCTTAGTCATTATACTGTCTTGtcctgtctgcacatgtttgcacttgtgcactttatgtaaatgtatgtagtcccttgtagttatGTGTTTGtcctatgtagcaccttggtcctagAGGAACGtcgtttcatttcactatgtactaactggctgtatatggttgaaatgacactaaactccacttgacttgacttgacttgacttggatAGATGATCAAATATGATAAAACATCCAATACTTTAAACAAGTAATCTCTGCATAAGTAGAAGAAAACGATTGAACATTGTGCTTTGTTATCCTCTTTGATTAAATTTTTGTTAGACAGTCAAAATGGTTCACTAATATTTTATGTGTAGAATTATAAGAAAACATCAgatttgaataaatataatataatataatacctTGCAGTGTGTGATCCCTTTTTAGTTTTACACTATACCTAAAGTGGCTGccatatattttacagtttttgccAACAAATTTGCTAACAGAAGGACATTGGCCTTGCTTTGTATGCCTTGTATGTTATTGTATGCATTGCATTGTATGTTAAAGTTTAGTCAAATCTCAGCTTAATCAATTATtgataaatttcattttaagacTAACCACTAGttaaatgctagctagctggtgGATACTTAAACTGTATAacttacacattttaaattcattaaactACACAACAGGAATGTATATAAACATAGAGGATATGACTTACTCTATTAACAGCAGGTCATGTTCAAGTTGGGCTCTGGCCACAAACTGCCGCTGCTCCTCCACTCAAATGGAGATGAGAAAATGGCCACTGATGTGAAAAGATGTTCAATTCTTTTGCCATTGGGAAGGAAAATGCTCCCTCAGCTCCTCGTGTGTCAGTTCaactcatattcatcttttttcttaaattaaagtTGTAAATCTGATACTGGTTTTGTCACAAAATTGAGATTGCTTCTTGCTtctgtaaacaagaaattaatatttagtAACATTTctgacacaatatggccaaatgttttattcatttttgctccGCCAGCAAAAATAGTTCCCagagaagccacagctggagagatggtgtgtgttgcaGCTCACAGACTGTCTGACAGCCCATaggaaatgtgaaaaaaagtaaaaaaagtgaaatagaCTTTTGCCGTATGAGTGTATTACatctatttaatttcatttcatttattaataaatctatAAGAACCTCTGAAGGAACTATTTAAGGAAAATGTACGTCTTAATAAATCCCAACATGCACAAAAGTGCcactgtataaaatattaataagcaCAGTTACATGTTTGATGAATGATTGGAGAATTGTACAAGGGATGCAGTCAGACATAACCAgtgattattaaatataattaatcacGCACCTCATGGTCACCTGAGAGAATAAACCCATACAGGTCAATAACTAAAACAAATCCTCAGATTTATAGCAGAATTTTGCACAAATGAAACAGATAGcagtaaacatgttttaaaaatctttaattttAAATCAAACTCTCTATTAGTCAGgtatataaatcatttctgtCACATATATCACCCCGTATCAAACTTCTACATGTCCATCAGTGTTTCAGCGTTACTTtagataaagaaaaatatcatatttagGTATGCATATAATTATGCATATAATATCTCAGCATTCGCCATATTTTACACCAGAAAGAGTAAATAACATCTTCCCTTAACCACCAAACCATAGTTAGCTTTCTGCTGCTCTGCATTTCAACCAAACCAAAGAATTCAAATTTCCAAATTACACCATAATATAATGACTCGGCCATGGGAGGTAATTGATATTACTTCTACTTCCATTTTAAAGGTAAAATTCTTACAGAAGTACAATGAATTTGGTTGTATGTTTGGACAACCAGCgtgcaaaaataatgaaatattatcTTCTTCCTGTTAAGCCAAAGACATtacaatataaatgtaaagacCGAGTACTTTTGCATCAGTGCCTTAAACTTAACACTCCTTTTCCTTACTCTGATTAGCAATGTTTCTACTGAGTAGTGCAGTGTCCTTTCCCTGACAGCCAGACTGTTCAATAACGTGTTCAGATAGGATTTATTCCACTGTACAACTTCAGAATCAAGCCCTTAAATCTAAAATGACTCTAGTAGGACTCGACTGTAGCAAATACAGTAGTTGAATGGTACAGTTTTGTAAACACATCCCCGGGTAAGTGGTAAATAGAAGCAGACTTTTAAACCGTCGTAactgttgatgttttttttttttttttaaaggaaggaAGTGGAAGTGTCTTCTTGTTCCTATACATTCTCTTGGCTTACTGCTAGACATCGTAGAAGAGCCGGACCAAATGATACCGAATTCCAAAAGCAATCACGCTCCCAAAAACCTGTGTGAAAGAATAAAATGGTTATGTTGTGAGACAAGAATGCAACAATTAACCCTTATCAatggttataataataaaacaccatGTATTACACACAGTGATCAGAAAAGGGCCGATGTGATGCGACCCAACATAAAGTAGAGTtacactgttaccaccctagagttgattattttccaataacagcacgtccccaagtgttttattcctcttataccacagcaatttggcaactaattaattaaagaactgACAAGTtgtccatttataattacacttgTGAAAAAAGTTAGTCCCTGTTATCACCCATGTTATACttctataaacagtcgttccatcaccagcctctctttttctctcttttgaagttaataagacaaaaaaaatgcagcttgtcaagttactaagaaactggaaagcacaaactcccATGCcttgaagactctcctgtggtggaaaacttaattgactgttacaaatcactgacagttgagactccttctgtaagtGTTAAATAACCGTCTCCTGACAGAAGTCTCCACCAAACCAATGCTTAgacacttttctttgttaagtaacacattttagttcatttacTGACTGCCATATAAAGTcagatccataaatatttggacattgagaaagttattgttattttagctgtctaccacagtatataggagttgaaattaaatcatccaagtgcagactttcagctttaattagaaggtatttacatccaaatggggtgaacggtgtaggaattacagcactttctaTAAGCACTTTCTATATCCCTTTTTAATGAACCAAAGGTAATTGGCTGCTAACTCTCattatgaagtccaaagagctgtcactgctagtgaagcaagccatcattagactgaaaaatcaaaacaccaAACGGTACACCCATCAGAGAAATAGCCAAACATTacgtgtggccaaatcaactatttggtacattcttaaaaagaaaaaactagtACTGGTGAgttcaggaacaccaaaaggtaGGCGCATCTGTGACAAAGTCaaaaatcaagagaagacttcaccagagtaaatacaaaGGGTTTACTACAAGATGTAATCCATTGCTAAGcctaaaaaaacaggaagaccagatgagagtttgccaaaaaatcatgtaaaaagcCCATCCAGTtttggaacaacatcctatagACAGATGAGACAAACATCAACTTGTatcagaatgatggaaagagaagaatatggagaaaGGAAAGAACTGCATATGATCTGATGATGTTGGCACATAcatatggctgccaatggaactggttctcttgtatttactGATGATGCTGACAAAAACAGTAGGATGAATTCtgatctgctcagattcagccaaatgcttcagaactcactGGACTGCACTTTACAATGCACATGGACAATGACACAAAGCAAACTTTGAAAACAACTCCAGActttttaaaggcaaagaagtggaatgttctgcaatggccaagtcagtcacctgacctgacGTCAATCAcatgacctgaatccaactgagtatgcatttcacttgctgaaggcaaaacaccccaagaaccagcaggaactgaagacaacTGCAgagcctggcagagcatcaccagggaagaaacccagcgtCCTtgggtgatgtccatgggttccaaacttcaggcagtcattaaGTGcaaaaggatttgcaaccaagtattaaaaataataatttaatttatgattatgttagtttgtccaattaaaaaggggaccacatataaaaagtgctgtaattcccaTGCCGTTCACCCGATTTGGATGTTAATATGATCCATATGATCCGATGATGTTGGCACACATTCTGACTCagaatcagattcaagaattcaacagcgctgtagtaTATCCAATGATAAAAGAGGTGAATGAAGAGGCACTTAACTGAGGTGATACAGAGCAATTGGACTTGCACCCTCACCTGTATCAACAGCATAATGGCTGTGAGGTTTCTCTCATGTGTGGGCCCGAGTATCTTCAGCACTAGATTAATCAGAGTCATGTTATTGCACTCAATAAACTCATCATCTCCCTCCTGACCCCTGCGCACATCCAGCAGCCATAATGTTTCTGCCACCTGCAGGATAAGAAAAGAACTGCAtcctcattttaattcattttattcaagTCAACAAATTGTGTCAGAGCTTTGATGCTGAATTCATATTGAGATGATTGTGTACTATACTTTACCTTCAGTATGAGCTGCCCTAATTTGCCAAGGTCCTTCTGTTTAAACTTCGAGTAGCTCATCCCGAGCTTCCCGCTGTCCGGCTGCAGTCTGCATCAAATACATATATGCACTCATATTACTGattagttaaaataaaatacatttaaatgaaattaaattaaaggaaGAAAGACTGTCCTGCATTCAGCATTAAAGGAATaaactagcaaaaaaaatatccacTTTAATATCCAAATAATGGAAGTGTATCTTACTCAAAATCTTTCCTATAAATACATGCTTTAAACCTCATCTAGTTGTTTAGTAATGTCACACAGATTTGATGATGTGGTTTAAGACACAATGTCActtactgtaatctataaacatgaacaaaacttcaTTGTGTAGCTGAATGCTGGAGCGATAtgggcagccatcttggacacTATTTTACCTCAGAGCAACTTGCTatcattccacacacacagtaggtTGAATTGTACCGGAAAGCGGGAAGTATTGCAGATGATTATGCAGTTCCACTTTGAACTTTTAAATGTGGCCCTACTTATTTTAGATGCTTTACATGATTATTTATTCGGAAATGAGATTATGAGCTTAACAACGTAATTAGAAccaaaaagtatatttttataacagtgTTAACCTAGTCagtccagtgcaaaactaaagacacCAAACATGACTTTGTTAAGAGACTACATCTGAAGTAAATGGaaaattatgtacagtatatctaaTTTTTTGCTGAACATTTCCTATAAAAACAGCTATATCTATTCTTGAAGAATTAAGATTTGaagcaacaaataaaaaccCCTGCAGTACCTGGGCAGGCGATGTCTAGGACAAGGAATTACATGGAAGAGCTGAGGCAATGAGTAGATAAAGTTTATGACTTGAGGGATGAAAAAGAGCAGCATGGTTTTGCTGAAATGGCCGAGGATCCCAACCACAGCGAAAGTCATCCCAGCAAAGTAACAGAACGTGTCGCCTACAAACACAGACGACGGGTACCTAATGGAAAGCAAAAAACCAACAATGTTGAGCGTAGGATTAAACAGTAAGAGTTGCGCTTCTTCCAACTGTTATACCAAAATAAAATGGATGCAATGATGCATTCTCATTTGATAAATGTGAACTTGGAAAAGACATGAAACTAACCAGTTGTGGTAGAAGAGAGCCAGCGTGGTGAAAAAGAACGGGATCATGAAGTACAAAGAGAAAATATGGTCATCTCTGTAGTCTCCTGTAATATAAACTGGATGTtagtttatttgtgtaaaaCACATGAAGGCCATGAACAACAAGCGGAACATATCTTGCTGAAGTTTTAGGCTAGAAAcagtatgaagaaaaaaagaagaaaaaaaaaaaagagtgtgtttTACACATTGCAGGAGAGATTGCACATGTACAGATGGGTTACAAATGAAATACTCTTATACTCTTACTCTAATACAATTTGccaatctgtttattattaggcgtAGATTATAAAATTCACACAATTATCTGTTACTTTAGAAACGATTacgtattagaaagagtgtAAGTCTGTGCCAGTAACTGTGAGGACTTTTGGTTTaccttcacattttttttactatttccTCAAAGTGTTTACTCACAtagcaataacaacaacaacaataataataataataggaaattgctatcacaaaaacatgcattttaaatgtaacttgTGTTACTTACCTttgatttaaacacaaattgtCAGAATACTAATACTAATCATATAAACATTATCGATGAGTTTACTGATGAGTGAGGAGATAGgaagtgctcagtgctcgcagaaccgAGCGCTcagtctcagtgctcagtgctcgcagaactgaagtgctctcacacGCAACAGTTTCTCTGCAAACTTGCTTCACAGCTTCAGGCACGTGAACATCTTAGTGTGTGCATATTTCTTAGCTATATATGTCTTAGCTACTTCTTCTATAGTAAAGATACTGTTAAAATGCCATACCCGGAACCTGagaactgacttttttttttttttaaacgcttATATAGCTAGCCTAGTTAAGGTCGCTCCCTAGGATACTTTTTATATAGGCTAGGCATGATATCTATGACGATTTGTTCTATATATTCTATAACTGTAACTACGTGCTCAATAATCAAATTATTTTCCTCTGTCTCTACTCTCTTACAGAAATTCCCAGTGGTTTACTATGATACACTCCAGTGAATTATGGTAGCTATACTTATTACATATTTAGTAATGACACTACTACAGGTTTTCTACAGTATCTTATAGTAACTATGCTCATTAAATTCTTGACGATGGAACTGTTATATTTTTACTTCCATACTCATGTTAATAGTTATATTAGAAGTGAGACTATGACAGACACACCATAGTTACTCTGGAATAACCGTGCTTTATAATCCATACTCATACATTTCCTTAATGGCTAGTTTGGGTTTTGCAATACAAAGTCAGGGACTCACCGTTGAGCTCCAGCATAttgaagatgatgatggagCCGGAGATGAAGAGCGCCTGCCCTGACTCGATGCCATTGATCCCGGCCAGGATGTTGATAGCATTCGTGCAGAACACAGCCAGCATTCCCATATATACGTAATACAGGATACCTGGTAGGACAAGGCAAATGCAAATTCTTACACATTTCTCAATGAGAAATGCacaggcaaagaaaaaaaccagGACAACAAACATCGCTGCACTTTCAGAATATTAAAGTGTAGATACACAAGACAAGTCGCAGAAGTTCTATGTGTTAACGTATGAGTTATACGATACACACTGAAGACATAGGAGTGTCAGCTAACCCAGGTCGAGGTGCATCCCCAGCAGCGCTCGGAACGGCTTGGGAACCACTATGACGGTGTTGCCGAAGTTGGTGAAGTAGACCATGAGGAGAGGCAGCGAGGCCATAGTGGGGAGCAGCAGCTTGTGTCTCCATCGCAGGTTGAGCACGTCGTCAGCAAAACCGAGGAAGATCATGCAGCAGATGGCTAACAGCGCACCTATCAGCTCCACAAACTTTACACAAAATCAACAACAGAACTCTAGTTAGTACCAGCAATGCTTTAGATACTATGAGAACATTTGGTAAGAggagtaataataacaataatttaaaaaaaaaaaaaacagggatgtTCATTGGTTTGGTGTCTTCAGGTAACACTGTACTTGTACAGTGTTTTTGAATACCTGgagtttcttatgttttattacaatttataccaaagtgctgctgaattctcaaatctgattggtcaataggtgttgattaactttccaTAACatcagctcagacagtagttccagctgcatggcgaatcacaggtttatattaacgctctGGTTTTAATAtgctatcatttctatagcaacagctaattGACAAGGATTTGTACGGTGGATGCTCTACATTAAAagatttttctgttttgattatttagcattttatggatggagtctccagtgtcagcgatttgaaacagaggtaaagctgtaactttaatggGAAAGTGAGCAGGAaggagggctttgtggtttctctgtaacctGACAAGcggcattttttttattatttactgcagaagagaaaaaaaagagtttggCGACTGattattgcagctataacattatttataagaggaactaatttgtttttccacaacattaaatgtaactattgataaaaatggagaaagagtGTATGTAAGtcgttctgtaataaatataaaatggttagtgttggcaaagtgctgtggtatgagaaaaaaaacacttcaggagatgctgttattggaaaataatcaacagtaataCTGATAATAGTAACTCCGCTTTGTGTCGAATTGCATAACTCCGCCCcgtcttgttttattccttacttaatcatGATTAATGCCACAGatcaaacaaaataatacagaaCTGCAATTAAATAGGGAAAGATTAATGTTTGTGGTCGCTCTCAGATCCTAATGGGActcttaaaaatgtttttttgttaaaagtCTGCGTACTTTAAAGGTGGAAATCCATTATCTGTAATATGAGTGACCCAGTATTATCTcgtatgtgtgttaatgtgtgttatatttttaaaacagttcatttgcatttaaaaaaatcaactgacACTAGAATAAAAATAGCCTAAAATACAAACTGTACTATCTATTAAGGGCTTTAATTTATAAACTTTTAAAGACAACCCGGCTCATTGTAACACAATGTTTGCTGTTAAACATATTGTGCTGAAGCTTATGAATTCAGAAAAGAAGACatgataaacttttttttttttgtaaataaacagaattgcttccaggtttgtttttttccactctcaCCTCATTATGAGGGAAACGCTGACACAGCTCTCCCACAAAGCAGCCGAGGAAAGGTACGgggatgaagaggaagaggatgatgaggaaAACCGTGCCGCTGATCACACCTTGAGATTCGGGGCTGAAAGCATAGaaagctattttttaaattggttTACAAGGATGCACTACATTTATCAAGGAGGAATCAGTGATACACCTGATACAGtatattcagggtttttttttttttttttttttttggtgatgtccatTCGCACATACAAGGAATTTCACTTGGTTGTTGAACAGAAAGTGTTCCTTTGTGAAGATTACAAGAGAAGGACACTGACGTCATGTTTTACAGGATACttaaacatctttaaataaTGCGATATGATGTTTTTG
It includes:
- the dpagt1 gene encoding UDP-N-acetylglucosamine--dolichyl-phosphate N-acetylglucosaminephosphotransferase, with protein sequence MSPVPVLPLIINCCMSVLGCIATLKLIPAFKEHFISARLYGKDLNKTTKNEIPESQGVISGTVFLIILFLFIPVPFLGCFVGELCQRFPHNEFVELIGALLAICCMIFLGFADDVLNLRWRHKLLLPTMASLPLLMVYFTNFGNTVIVVPKPFRALLGMHLDLGILYYVYMGMLAVFCTNAINILAGINGIESGQALFISGSIIIFNMLELNGDYRDDHIFSLYFMIPFFFTTLALFYHNWYPSSVFVGDTFCYFAGMTFAVVGILGHFSKTMLLFFIPQVINFIYSLPQLFHVIPCPRHRLPRLQPDSGKLGMSYSKFKQKDLGKLGQLILKVAETLWLLDVRRGQEGDDEFIECNNMTLINLVLKILGPTHERNLTAIMLLIQVFGSVIAFGIRYHLVRLFYDV